ATAAATATCGGCATCTTATGACACAAGCTTTAGAATATTATTAGGCAATACAACTCTGCACCTGTAACTATTTATAATAGAAAGAGTTGCAATGTAGAGATTTTGTATTGGCGAAAGTCAGGTATAAGCTTATCTTTATCTTGATCGGCCTTCTGCCTTTTCCCTATAAATAACTCTGTTATGCCATTGCTTGCTATAGCTTTCCAGTTCCTTATCTGCCCAGGATGAACCTGATACTGACTTGCCAATTCAGATGTGGTCCTCTCCTCTTTTATTGCATCTAATGCTACTTTTGCCTTAAAGGCCGGGGGATAATTTGCCCTCATTTTCTTCATCGACCTCCTCTTTTTTGACCTCAACTGTAACTTAACATACTGTCCGATGTTTGGGTCCATTATAAGAAGAATATTTAGACCTATGGGCTATTCTCCTCAAGGCAGAAACAATCCCTCTATTTTCCTGCCTGGTTCTGACCGCCAGGCGAAAGAATCTCCTATCTAATCCCCTGAAGCTGGAACAATCACGAATAAGAAACCCCTCCTTGATTAAAACCTTTCTAAGTTGATCAGCCCCCTGGATTTTGGATTTTTTGTTCCACCATCTGCCCTCCGCCATCCGGACGAGGATAAAATTAACCGAAGGCTTGAAGGGATAAAAGGGTCCGATTTGAGCCAGCGCCTGGTAGAAAAAGTCCTTTTCCGTAGAAATAAAATCTCGGCTTCGACGGATATATTCATCCTCAAAGATAATGTGTTCACCGGCCGCCTGGGCCAGGGTGTTAATTGTCCACGGCTCTTGGTATTTCTCCAAGGATTCGACGATTTTAGAGGAACTCACCAGGTATCCCAGCCTGAGGCCGGGCAGGGCAAAGAATTTGGTCATAGACCGTAAAACCACCAGGTTAGCCAGCTCAACGGCCT
Above is a genomic segment from bacterium containing:
- a CDS encoding transposase gives rise to the protein MKKMRANYPPAFKAKVALDAIKEERTTSELASQYQVHPGQIRNWKAIASNGITELFIGKRQKADQDKDKLIPDFRQYKISTLQLFLL